The Myotis daubentonii chromosome 9, mMyoDau2.1, whole genome shotgun sequence genome has a segment encoding these proteins:
- the LOC132241665 gene encoding LOW QUALITY PROTEIN: R3H domain-containing protein 2-like (The sequence of the model RefSeq protein was modified relative to this genomic sequence to represent the inferred CDS: inserted 2 bases in 1 codon; substituted 2 bases at 2 genomic stop codons) gives MLSRNSSQEYTDSTGIDLHEFLVNTVKKNPRDRMMLLKLEQEILEFIKDNNNQFKKFPQMTSYHRMLLHRVAAYFGMDHNVDQTGKAVIINKTSNTRIPEQRFSEHIKDEKSTEFQQRFILKRDDASMDRADNQTGQNGYLNDIRGNREGLSRTSSSRQSSTDSELKSLKPRPWSSMDSDGSVRSMRPPVTKASSFSGISILTRGDSIGNSKAGSAGRISRPGMALGAPEVCNQGTSSQSVWSLLPYTSQQQQQQQQLPAFPPMSQQQPPLNNHMISQADDLSNPFGQMSLNRQGSTEAADPSAALFQPPLISQHPQQTSFIMASTGQPLSNYSTSSHATPTQQVLPPQGYMQPPQQIQVSYYPPGQYPNSNQQYRPLSHPVAYSPQRGQQLPQLSPQPGLQPMMPSQQQAAYQGMIGVQQPQNQGLLSNQRSGMGGQMQGLLVQYTPLPSYQVPVGNDSQNVVQPPFQQPMMVPASQSVQGGLPAGGVPVYYSMIPEAQQNGTSPSVGFLQPPGSEQYQMPQSPFLCSPPQMPQQFSGVSPSGPGVVVMQLNVPNGPQSPQNPSMVQWSHCKYXSMDQRGQKPGDLYNPDSSPQANTQMSSSPVTSPTQSPAPSPVTSLSSVCTGLCPLPVLTQFPRPRGPAQGDGRYSLLGQPSQYNLSICPPLLHGQSTYTVHQGQSGLKHGKRSKRQALKSASTDLGMTDVVLGRVLEVTDLPEGITRTEADKLFTQLAMSGAKIQWLRDAQGLPAGGWGDSGGTAENGRHADLAALYTIVAVFPSPLAAQNASLRLNNSVXRFKLXVAKKNYDLP, from the exons ATGCTGTCTAGAAACTCCAGCCAAGAATATACGGACTCCACTGGAATAGACCTACATGAATTTCTTGTAAACACAGTGAAAAAGAACCCAAGGGACAGAATGATGCTGCTAAAATTAGAACAGGAGATTCTGGAATTTATTAAGGACAACAATAACCAGTTCAAGAAGTTCCCTCAGATGACCTCATATCACCGGATGCTATTACACCGGGTAGCTGCCTATTTTGGGATGGACCACAATGTTGATCAAACTGGAAAAGCTGTTATCATCAACAAAACCAGTAACACAAGAATCCCTGAACAGAGGTTCTCAGAACATATAAAGGATGAGAAAAGTACAGAATTTCAACAGAGATTCATTCTCAAGAGAGATGATGCCAGTATGGACCGAGCTGATAACCAG ACTGGCCAGAACGGATATCTAAATGACATCAGGGGAAACCGTGAGGGGCTAAGCCGCACCTCAAGCAGCCGCCAGAGCAGCACAGACAGCGAACTCAAATCCCTGAAGCCACGGCCTTGGAGCAGCATGGACTCCGATGGCTCTGTTCGAAGCATGCGGCCCCCTGTCACCAAAGCCAGCAGTTTCAGCGGAATCTCTATCCTCACCCGGGGTGACAGCATTGGGAACAGTAAAGCTGGCAGTGCAGGAAGGATCTCCAGGCCAGGTATGGCTCTAGGTGCCCCAGAAGTGTGCAACCAGGGCACCTCATCCCAGTCTGTCTGGAGCCTTCTCCCTTATACTtcccagcaacagcagcagcagcagcaacttcCTGCTTTTCCACCCATGTCTCAGCAACAGCCACCCTTGAataatcacatgatctcacaggCAGATGACCTCAGCAACCCCTTTGGACAGATGAGCCTTAACCGCCAAGGCTCTACTGAAGCAGCTGACCCATCCGCAGCTCTGTTCCAGCCCCCACTTATCTCCCAGCACCCTCAGCAGACTAGCTTCATCATGGCTTCCACAGGACAGCCCCTCTCCAACTATTCCACCTCTAGCCATGCAACACCTACTCAGCAAGTCCTGCCACCCCAGGGCTATATGCAGCCTCCTCAGCAAATCCAGGTTTCTTACTATCCCCCTGGACAGTATCCTAACTCCAACCAGCAATATCGACCTCTCTCTCACCCGGTGGCCTACAGCCCCCAACGTGGTCAACAGTTGCCTCAGCTATCCCCGCAGCCAGGTTTACAGCCCATGATGCCTAGCCAGCAGCAGGCGGCTTACCAAGGCATGATAGGGGTCCAGCAACCACAGAACCAGGGCCTGCTCAGCAACCAGAGGAGTGGCATGGGGGGCCAGATGCAAGGCCTGCTGGTTCAGTATACTCCACTGCCTTCTTACCAAGTCCCAGTGGGTAACGACTCGCAAAATGTGGTCCAGCCGCCTTTCCAGCAACCCATGATGGTCCCTGCAAGCCAATCTGTGCAAGGGGGTCTCCCAGCAGGAGGGGTACCAGTGTACTACAGCATGATCCCTGAGGCTCAGCAGAACGGTACGAGCCCTTCTGTGGGATTTCTGCAGCCTCCCGGCTCTGAGCAGTACCAGATGCCTCAGTCTCCCTTTCTCTGCAGCCCACCACAGATGCCACAGCAGTTCTCAGGAGTGTCGCCTTCTGGACCAGGTGTGGTGGTCATGCAGCTGAATGTCCCTAATGGACCCCAGTCTCCCCAGAACCCATCCATGGTCCAGTGGAGTCACTGTAAATACTAGAGCATGGACCAGCGGGGGCAGAAACCTGGAGACCTGTACAACCCTGACAGTAGCCCGCAGGCCAACACACAAATGAGTAGCAGCCCCGTCACATCTCCTACCCAGTCTCCAGCACCCTCTCCTGTCACCAGCCTCAGCAGTGTCTGCACAGGACTCTGTCCCCTTCCTGTCCTTACACAGTTCCCCCGGCCCAGGGGTCCAGCACAGGGTGATGGGCGCTACTCCCTCTTGGGCCAGCCATCACAGTACAATCTGTCCATCTGCCCTCCTTTGCTCCATGGCCAGTCGACTTACACAGTGCACCAGGGACAGAGTGGATTGAAGCATGGAAAGCGGAGTAAGAGACAAGCACTCAAATCTGCCTCCACTGACCTGGGGATGACAGATGTCGTCCTGGGGCGGGTGCTGGAGGTGACAGACCTTCCTGAGGGCATCACTCGTACGGAGGCGGACAAGCTCTTCACTCAGCTTGCCATGTCCGGCGCCAAGATCCAGTGGCTCAGGGATGCTCAGGGGCTgcctgcagggggctggggggacagTGGTGGGACTGCTGAGAATGGTCGCCATGCAGACCTTGCTGCCTTGTACACCATCGTGGCTGTGTTTCCCAGCCCCCTGGCTGCCCAAAATGCCTCCCTTCGCCTCAACAACTCCGT TCGCTTCAAACTTTGAGTGGCCAAAAAGAACTATGAcctgccctaa